The nucleotide sequence CTTCACCCGGGCAGCCGAACGGGTGCACATCAGCCAATCCGGTGTCAGCGCACAGATCCGCCAACTGGAACGTGAACTCGGTGCCGAGCTGTTTGACCGGTCGGCGCGCACCGCCACCCTTACGGTCGCGGGAAAGGCCGCGCTCGAACATGCCCGCGCCGCTCTCGCCGCAGCCGAGGCGGTCGGCCAAGCGGTGGGTGAGGTCACCGACCTGATCCGGGGTCGGCTCACGGTCGGGATGGTCATCGGATGTACGCTCACGCCGCTGTTCGACGCTCTCGCCGCGTTCCACGGCGCGCATCCCGGTGTGGAGATCTCACTGCTGGAGGACAACTCCGACCGGCTCGTTGAGGGGGTGCGCTCCGGCACCATCGACCTGGCTCTCATCGGGGCCTGCGACCGCCACCCCGACGGGCTGGACGCGCTGACAATCATGAGCGACCGGCTCGTCGTGGCAGTTCCCGCCGGGCACCCCCTGGCGAAACAGCGGCGGGTCACTCTGCGCGACCTGACCGCCTACCCGATCGTGTGCATGCCACCCGGAACGGGTCTACGCACCGTATTCGACCGTGCCTGCGCCGCACAGAACCTGCAACCCACGATCGCGCTGCAAGCCAGCGCCGCAGATGCCATTGCCGACCTCGCCGCACGCGGGCTGGCCGTCGCCATTCTCAGCAACTCGATGGCCGCGAGTTACCGCGACCGGCTCACCGCACGCACCATCGATGATGTCGAAACGCCAGCGTGGCTCGCCCTGGTCTGGAGGAGCACGCACAGCCCCTCGGTGCGCGAGTTGCTCGTGCACAGCCGACAAGCATTCGCCGAGCCCGACCCCACATAGTGGGGTACCTACTTGCGCCCGAGCGCGGGGCGGCACCAGCGCTGGTGCCGCCCCGCGGCGTTGGTCCGCCCCTTACATCCCGGGAGTGGTCTCGTTGGGGACCAGGGCGGGGAAGGCCACGCAGATCTCGGTGTACAGGCCGGCGATGACCAGCTTCTTGCGCCCGGTCGCCTTGACGGCGTCCACCACGCGCTGGTCCTCCCAGGTGTTGAGGGTCGTCCTGTTGATCGGCTTCTGGTCGGGGAAGACGTCATGGAGGCCCTGGATGATGAGGCCGCCGCGCTCCTCCGCGACCGTGGTCAGGATCGTCGGGACGCCCTATGCTCTGGCGGTCTTGGCCAGCCCGACGACGTTGTTGACGATCATCGTCGGCTCGTGGCTGTGCAGGTTGGCGAACTGGAACGGCTGATGGTCGATCAGCACCAGGACGCTCTCCTCAGGGATTAGCAGGCGTCCAGGCCCGTCTTGGGGAACTCGCTCACGGGGATCTCCTCCAGTGTGCAGAAACTTGGCCGGACGTTCACCTGTCATGCCTTGGCGTGTCAACTATTGCTCCGGTCCTAGATGATGTGTCAACCAGCCCTTGGAGTGGCTTTGCATGGAACAGGAAACAGGCTGGCTCACCCCGTCCGAACAGCGCGCCCGGCGCGCCTTCGTCGGTGTACATCAGAAGCTCCCCGGCAGGTTGGCGCGCGCACTGCAGAGCTGCGGGAACCTGTCCATCGCGGACTATGTCGTCCTTGTGGCCCTCACCGACACCCCCGGCGGGCTGCGGCACTTCCAGGACCTGGCCAACACGGTGCAGTGGGAGCGGAGCCGTATGTCGCACCATCTCCGCCGCATGGCCAAGCGCGACCTGGTGGCCCAGGAGGACTGCCCCAAGGGCAGGTGAGGCGTCCACGTGGTCGTCACCCCCGCCGGACGCGCGGCCATCGAGGCGGCCGCCCCCCGGCACGTCGCCACCGTGCGCTGGTTGGTCATCGACCCCCTCAGTCCCGAAGAGCTCGACACGCTCACCGTTCTTTGTGAACGCATCCTCGGTCGGCTGGAGGTGGATCCTCCCTGATGTCGTGACGGGTCGGCTCGCTGTCCGGGGTTGGGTGGGAGTAGGCAATTGACATCGATAGTTGATATGCCATGTTATTTCTGGCCGCAGTGGTACCCGTGACCACGGGCTCGCTGTACCCGTGCATCAGGAATTCCTCGGGAAAGGAACCGCCCCATGCCCACATGGAGATGGAGTAACGGGGTGGGGAAGAACCCGGCCCTCGTCGCAGCAGCAGCGGTGTTCACGCGAAAGCGCGAACCGCCCGTGAACCGTGCGGGGGTTCACGGGCGCGGTCGCCCAGCGCTGTCGCCAAGTGCTACGGCGTGACTCCCAGCCTGGTGCGGCGCACGGCCTGGGGCCCGTCGCCGTACTCGACGATGCCGACGTACCGCTCATCTCGCGCCGCATCCGGCCATGCCGCCCTCTGTCCGAGCGAGGCGCCCTGGGCGACGGGCTGGGGGTGGAGGTGGCGGAAGGCTGGACTGCCTCCCGCGCCCGCACCCACCAGGACACGGCTCCGGTGGTCATCGATGAGCCGGCTGTCGCCAGATCCGCACGCCGTCAGCCGCAGCCGCGAGCACTTCCATGGACCGTCCAGCTGATGCTCTTGCGTTCCGGTCGCTCGACCCGCATTCGTGGCCATAGCCCGAAACGATCGTGGCTTGAGTGCCCCCTCATGTTGATACATCAACCCACTCGCGATAGCATCGAGCATCGTTGATGCGTCAACAAGTTCTTCTGAAGGGACAGCTGTCATGAGCAACAAGAAGGTCATCGCGGTCGCCGGAGCGACGGGTGCGCAGGGCGGCGGCGCCGCACGAGCGATCCTGGCCGATCCGGAGTCGGGCTTCACGGTCCGCGCGCTCACCCGGAATCCCGACTCGCCCGCGGCCAGGGAGCTCGCGGCGCTCGGGGCCGAGGTCGTGCAGGCGGACTTCACCGACGAGCCGACGGTGCACAAGGCGTTCGAGGGTGCCTACGGCGCCTTCCTCGTCACCAACTTCTGGGCGCACGGTTCGGCGGCGAAGGAGCTGGAGGAGATCCAGGCCCTGGTCCGGGCCGCCGAGGCCACGGGGCTGCGTCACGTGGTCTGGTCGACGCTGGAGGACACCCGCGAACTGTTGCCGCTGGAGGACGGCCGTATGCCGGTCCTGCAGGAGAAGTACAACGTGCCGCACTTCGATATCAAGGGTGAGGGCAACGAGCTGTTCAGGCAGGCCGGGGTACCGACCACCTTCCTCAACACGACCTTCTACTTTCAGGGCTTCCTGCGGGACCTCGCCCCCCAGCGCGGCGAGGACGGCGTACTGACGCTGAACCTGCCGCTGGAGGACGGCAAACTTCTGGCCGGAGTCGACGTCGCGGACATCGGCCGGAC is from Streptomyces sp. NBC_01314 and encodes:
- a CDS encoding MarR family transcriptional regulator, whose translation is MEQETGWLTPSEQRARRAFVGVHQKLPGRLARALQSCGNLSIADYVVLVALTDTPGGLRHFQDLANTVQWERSRMSHHLRRMAKRDLVAQEDCPKGR
- a CDS encoding LysR family transcriptional regulator, with the protein product MELRQLEYFVAVAEEKNFTRAAERVHISQSGVSAQIRQLERELGAELFDRSARTATLTVAGKAALEHARAALAAAEAVGQAVGEVTDLIRGRLTVGMVIGCTLTPLFDALAAFHGAHPGVEISLLEDNSDRLVEGVRSGTIDLALIGACDRHPDGLDALTIMSDRLVVAVPAGHPLAKQRRVTLRDLTAYPIVCMPPGTGLRTVFDRACAAQNLQPTIALQASAADAIADLAARGLAVAILSNSMAASYRDRLTARTIDDVETPAWLALVWRSTHSPSVRELLVHSRQAFAEPDPT
- a CDS encoding NmrA/HSCARG family protein; translated protein: MSNKKVIAVAGATGAQGGGAARAILADPESGFTVRALTRNPDSPAARELAALGAEVVQADFTDEPTVHKAFEGAYGAFLVTNFWAHGSAAKELEEIQALVRAAEATGLRHVVWSTLEDTRELLPLEDGRMPVLQEKYNVPHFDIKGEGNELFRQAGVPTTFLNTTFYFQGFLRDLAPQRGEDGVLTLNLPLEDGKLLAGVDVADIGRTALAVLKGGEQYIGQTIGLAGDHLTGAQYAEKLAAALGEPVRFQAVPYDFFRTLEIPLAEELGNMFQYYGDFDQEFTGARDLDRLREINPALKSFDTWLAENTSKFEVK